The following coding sequences lie in one Oceanicola sp. 502str15 genomic window:
- the phaC gene encoding class I poly(R)-hydroxyalkanoic acid synthase — translation MTTDDTDTPVDPSKLEENLAQIEALSQRLVSALSHQRQVAPSLQGPSPELYAKAASAYWQEMMSNPSKIFEQQVSYWGKTLKHYIDSQQQLAHGKLQPPADESGTDPRFSSPLWQSNPYFNYIKQQYLFSSQAIGNAVQGLEGMEPDDKKRLEYFSKQIVDLMAPTNFLATNPEALERAVETDGQSLVDGLENLVKDLEDHQGDFVVNLADKKAFQVGGNIGTTEGEVVYRNRMFELIQYAPATDEQYKTPLIIFPPWINKFYILDLKPQNSLIKWITEQGYTLFVVSWVNPDAGYADVGMEDYIEEGYLTALEQVKEITGEKKVNVIGYCIAGTTLALTLSLLKQRGDKSVKSATFFTTLTDFSDRGEVGVFLTDDFVDGIEAEVTEKGYLDSFYMSRTFSFLRSNDLIYRPAIRSYMMGESPPAFDLLFWNGDSTNLPARMSVEYLRHLCQNDELARGEIELCGTRLALADVEVPVCAIACETDHIAAWKSSYRGVQQMGSADKTFILSESGHIAGIVNPPSKKKYGHYTNEDMQAAPEAWQEAATFNEGSWWPRWEEWLRPRSGKKVPARQPGDSTHPSLAKAPGTYVVEIK, via the coding sequence ATGACAACTGACGATACCGACACGCCTGTTGATCCCTCCAAGCTCGAAGAGAACCTGGCGCAGATTGAGGCACTTTCGCAACGTCTCGTCTCCGCCTTGAGCCACCAGCGTCAGGTTGCCCCTTCCCTGCAAGGCCCTTCGCCCGAACTCTATGCCAAGGCGGCAAGTGCCTACTGGCAGGAAATGATGTCGAATCCCTCCAAGATTTTCGAGCAGCAGGTGAGCTACTGGGGCAAGACGCTCAAGCACTACATCGACAGCCAGCAGCAACTGGCCCACGGCAAGTTACAGCCCCCGGCCGACGAATCCGGCACCGATCCGCGCTTTTCCTCGCCCCTCTGGCAGAGCAATCCCTACTTCAACTACATCAAGCAGCAGTATCTCTTCTCCTCCCAGGCCATCGGCAACGCCGTGCAGGGCCTCGAGGGGATGGAGCCCGACGACAAGAAGCGGCTGGAATACTTCTCCAAGCAGATCGTCGACCTGATGGCGCCAACCAACTTTCTGGCCACCAACCCCGAGGCGCTGGAGCGCGCGGTGGAAACCGACGGGCAGAGCCTTGTCGACGGGCTGGAGAACCTGGTGAAGGATCTCGAGGATCACCAGGGCGATTTCGTGGTGAACCTCGCCGACAAGAAGGCCTTCCAGGTGGGCGGCAACATCGGCACCACCGAGGGCGAGGTGGTCTATCGAAACCGGATGTTCGAACTGATTCAATATGCGCCCGCCACCGACGAGCAGTACAAGACCCCGCTCATCATCTTCCCGCCCTGGATCAACAAGTTCTACATCCTCGACCTGAAGCCGCAGAACTCGCTCATCAAGTGGATCACCGAGCAGGGCTACACGCTCTTCGTGGTCAGCTGGGTCAACCCCGATGCGGGCTATGCCGATGTCGGAATGGAAGACTACATCGAAGAGGGCTACCTGACCGCGCTCGAACAGGTGAAGGAGATCACCGGCGAGAAAAAGGTCAACGTGATCGGCTACTGCATCGCCGGCACCACCCTCGCGCTCACCCTCTCCCTGCTCAAGCAGCGCGGCGACAAGAGCGTGAAGAGCGCCACCTTCTTCACCACCCTCACCGACTTTTCCGATCGCGGCGAGGTCGGCGTGTTCCTGACCGATGACTTCGTCGACGGCATCGAGGCCGAGGTGACCGAGAAGGGCTATCTCGACAGCTTCTACATGTCGCGCACCTTCTCCTTCCTGCGCTCCAACGATCTCATCTACCGCCCGGCGATCCGCAGCTACATGATGGGCGAGTCCCCGCCCGCCTTCGACCTTCTGTTCTGGAACGGCGACAGCACCAACCTGCCCGCGAGGATGTCGGTCGAGTATCTGCGCCACCTGTGCCAGAACGACGAGCTTGCCCGCGGCGAGATCGAGCTCTGCGGCACCCGCCTCGCGCTGGCCGATGTCGAGGTGCCGGTCTGCGCCATCGCCTGCGAGACCGATCACATCGCGGCGTGGAAATCGAGCTATCGCGGCGTGCAGCAGATGGGCTCCGCCGACAAGACCTTCATCCTCTCCGAGAGCGGCCACATCGCCGGCATCGTCAATCCGCCGTCGAAAAAGAAGTATGGCCACTACACCAACGAAGACATGCAGGCCGCGCCCGAGGCCTGGCAGGAGGCGGCCACCTTCAACGAAGGCTCGTGGTGGCCCCGGTGGGAAGAGTGGCTGCGCCCGCGCTCGGGCAAGAAGGTGCCCGCCCGTCAGCCGGGCGATTCCACCCACCCCTCGCTGGCCAAGGCGCCGGGAACCTATGTGGTTGAGATCAAGTAG